TGTCTTCGGGACCACATGCCGCCACGCCGTGGGCGAAGTTGGCACATTGCAATTTGCCGCGCATCGGCCCGTCGCTCGCCGCACCCCGGATCAATTGCAGGTAGCGTTGACGGGTTTCACGGCTGCGTTCAATCAGCCGTTCGGTTACCTCAAGGACGCGGGGATGCATGTCATGAACTCCAGGCTAGCGGATGTGGTCACCCGTTCAGGCGCTTTCACACGGCGGCGATCATCGCGAGGCTCAGACACGAGCGTCGGCAAGCGCTTGATTTTCAGCCAGTTGTGACGGCTAGACGAGTTTCTATTTGTAGATAAACCAAAATACTGCCACTAAAAGGGGTTGTTTTCTATTTTTATGAGAATAATCTTGTAATTCCAACAACAAATTCTTGAGGACGGGTGTATGACTCTCCGCATCGCAATCAATGGCTTTGGCCGCATCGGCCGCAACGTCCTACGCGCACTCTATACCCAAGGCTACCGTCAAGACCTGCAAGTCGTCGCCATCAACGATCTGGGCGACAGCGAGATCAACGCCCATCTTCTGAAATTCGATACCGTGCACGGCCCCTTCGATGGCACCGTCGAGCACGATGACCAGAGCTTGACTGTCAATGGTGACCGCATCGCCGTCAGCGCCATTCGCAACCCTGCCGAGCTGCCGTGGAAATCCCTGGACATCGACGTGGTGTTTGAATGCACCGGCCTGTTCACGGATCGCAACAAAGCGGCGGCGCATATCACTGCCGGAGCCAAGAAGGTCATTATCTCGGCCCCGGCCAAAGGCGCCGACGCGACCATCGTCTACGGCGTTAACCATGACGTGCTGCGTCAGTCGCATCAGGTCATCTCCAATGCGTCATGCACCACCAACTGCCTGGCTCCGGTGGCGCAGGTATTGAACCGTGAACTGGGCA
The nucleotide sequence above comes from Pseudomonas lutea. Encoded proteins:
- the gap gene encoding type I glyceraldehyde-3-phosphate dehydrogenase, whose product is MTLRIAINGFGRIGRNVLRALYTQGYRQDLQVVAINDLGDSEINAHLLKFDTVHGPFDGTVEHDDQSLTVNGDRIAVSAIRNPAELPWKSLDIDVVFECTGLFTDRNKAAAHITAGAKKVIISAPAKGADATIVYGVNHDVLRQSHQVISNASCTTNCLAPVAQVLNRELGIESGLMTTIHAYTNDQNLIDVYHTDPYRARSATQSMIPSKTGAAEAVGLVLPELAGKLTGMAVRVPVINVSLVDLTIQLKRDATAEEVNAIMKEAAQHSKILGYNTLPLVSHDFNHNPLSSIFDANHTKVSGGLLKVLAWYDNEWGFSNRMLDNCLALMNAE